A DNA window from Mesorhizobium sp. C432A contains the following coding sequences:
- a CDS encoding NAD(P)/FAD-dependent oxidoreductase codes for MKAWDAIVIGGGHNGLVNACYLQRAGLDVLVVEKNDWVGGAATSRELTPGFLYSNCSYVCSLFRPEIMRDLELPRFGLQVISYEGGAVFTRDGDYLANYRDHDAHRREFARFSRRDAEAYDRYSRDVTRQCRFIQPLLMRTAPDPTSLKPRDLGEFLYLGRKFAGLSSEEMALTLRFWTMSISEFLDEYFETDVIKANFALSGIIGTALGPMSPGTAYVLLHHYMGEVDGSVGAWGYARGGMGAVTKALAASFEGSGGTIRTGAEVDHVLVSRGKAKGVVLAGGEEVYGKLVVSNADAKRTFLKLVEEKELPDIFLRRVRNFKVRGSSGKVNIALDSLPDFPALPKDSPVYRGDMHFTDSMERMERAYDDWKAGRWSADPFLDMVIPTTLDPTMAPPGKHFMSCFVQYAPPKVNGRDWTDTDRDGFAESVVAQIAEYSPGFRDRIVHMEVRTPREIEAEVGLTEGNIFQGELTFDQLLFNRPVPGYAQYRSPVGGLYICGSSTHPGGGVMGAPGRNAAAEILRDLAKSTSHMSPAHDVI; via the coding sequence ATGAAAGCTTGGGATGCGATCGTCATCGGCGGCGGACACAACGGCCTGGTCAACGCCTGCTATTTGCAACGCGCCGGGCTCGACGTGCTGGTGGTGGAAAAGAACGACTGGGTCGGCGGCGCCGCCACCAGCCGCGAGCTGACGCCGGGCTTCCTCTACTCCAACTGCTCCTATGTCTGCTCGCTGTTTCGCCCCGAGATCATGCGCGACCTCGAACTGCCGCGCTTCGGCTTGCAGGTGATTTCCTATGAGGGCGGCGCCGTGTTCACGCGCGATGGCGACTACCTCGCCAACTACCGCGATCACGATGCGCACCGGCGCGAATTTGCCCGCTTCTCCAGGCGCGACGCCGAGGCCTATGACCGTTATTCGCGCGACGTGACGCGGCAGTGCCGCTTCATCCAGCCGCTGCTGATGCGCACCGCACCGGACCCGACCAGTCTCAAGCCGCGTGACCTCGGAGAGTTTCTCTATCTCGGCAGGAAATTCGCCGGCCTGTCATCAGAAGAAATGGCGCTGACGCTGCGCTTCTGGACCATGTCGATCTCGGAATTCCTCGACGAATATTTTGAGACCGATGTCATCAAGGCGAACTTCGCTTTGTCCGGCATTATCGGTACCGCGCTCGGGCCGATGTCGCCCGGCACGGCCTACGTGCTGCTGCACCACTATATGGGCGAGGTCGACGGCTCGGTCGGCGCCTGGGGCTATGCGCGCGGCGGCATGGGCGCTGTCACCAAGGCGCTCGCCGCTTCCTTCGAGGGGTCCGGCGGCACCATCCGTACCGGCGCCGAGGTCGACCATGTGCTGGTGAGCCGAGGCAAGGCCAAGGGCGTGGTGCTGGCCGGCGGCGAGGAGGTCTACGGCAAGCTCGTCGTCTCCAACGCCGACGCCAAACGCACATTCCTGAAACTGGTCGAGGAGAAGGAACTGCCCGATATTTTCCTGCGTCGGGTCAGGAACTTCAAGGTCCGCGGCTCGTCCGGCAAGGTCAACATCGCGCTGGATTCGCTGCCCGATTTCCCGGCACTGCCGAAGGATTCGCCCGTTTATCGCGGCGACATGCATTTCACCGACTCCATGGAGCGCATGGAGCGCGCCTATGACGACTGGAAGGCCGGTCGCTGGTCGGCCGACCCATTCCTCGACATGGTCATCCCAACGACGCTCGACCCGACCATGGCGCCGCCGGGCAAGCATTTCATGAGCTGCTTCGTGCAGTACGCGCCGCCCAAGGTGAACGGCCGCGACTGGACCGATACCGACCGCGACGGCTTCGCCGAAAGCGTGGTCGCGCAGATCGCGGAATACTCGCCGGGCTTCCGCGACCGCATCGTTCACATGGAGGTTCGCACGCCGCGCGAGATCGAAGCCGAGGTTGGGCTGACCGAAGGCAATATTTTCCAGGGCGAGCTGACCTTCGACCAGCTGCTGTTCAACCGGCCGGTGCCGGGCTACGCGCAATACCGTTCGCCGGTCGGCGGGCTCTATATATGCGGATCCTCGACCCATCCCGGCGGCGGCGTCATGGGCGCGCCCGGCCGCAATGCGGCAGCCGA
- a CDS encoding class I SAM-dependent methyltransferase — translation MIETADGEPEYDDAAIRFLEALWGEGYLSPGRPDEVDRVVEGLSRKTILDIGCGSGGIALHLIERHGAAHATGFDIDAR, via the coding sequence ATGATCGAAACGGCAGATGGCGAGCCGGAATATGACGACGCCGCGATCCGCTTCCTCGAGGCGCTGTGGGGCGAGGGTTATCTGTCGCCGGGCCGACCCGACGAGGTCGACCGGGTGGTCGAAGGCCTGTCGCGCAAGACGATCCTCGACATAGGCTGCGGCTCCGGCGGCATCGCGTTGCATCTGATCGAGCGCCACGGTGCAGCCCATGCCACCGGCTTCGACATCGACGCCCGGTGA